Proteins encoded by one window of Streptomyces sp. NBC_01477:
- a CDS encoding SDR family NAD(P)-dependent oxidoreductase, translated as MPAPLEFPASYDQERMWFFHRLYPGNPTYNVPLVLRLRGVLDAARLSRALDRVVARQEILRTTYAAGPGGSLSQFVHDRLPVALEVHVLDGPPPARAATADPRVRASVREVVREPFDLTSAPPLRARLLRLAADDHLLVFCVHHIATDGWSLGLLVRELDAFYRADRDGTPDLLPDLPIQYADYAEWQRATLTAGTLDARLEHWREALGARPRRITLPADRPRPERPTFQGARVDFELPPGTYRGVRELARRNGASLHMTLLAVWNALLHRYGAGERIIVATLLANRDNEQLTALMGLFVNTLPVRVDVSGDLPFTALLARVRAASLDVLAHQDTPVDGIVRAVGAGGDAGGNPLFQVLFALQNFADQQLELGGLDVERVDDEEESTRFDLELHVWEHPDRLKGSLVYDTDLFDHPTAERIVAHYRSLLAAAVDAPATALEALPLRPEREEQALLERIRRGGSLLVRGPAGLVPPEGVPGDLWTPEGDRTGQRGLVRPDGTVEVLNAVGSDERVPDTVRLGGRTVRPADIEEELLRAAPALADAAVVPRRRADRPDGEPELLAYVVPAGPVDLAGLAARLPAPGSVVPVSRLPLTPDGHVDVSELLRLSVADPAEAARQEARLLDAHPGARIAVLSTAAVPAPLARVPVPGPHGAGAADSGPAPGHPDSAAPGAHDGPPGQGGAGGPAADAPAALADGGPAPVIADRTLVDTLLRAAGSATGDLVLLREDGGQTRLSYRELRDRALRALSGLRELGLGPGDRVILQLDDHTDFVTALWACLLGGQIAVPLAVPADYRVRDAATERLRGAWDLLGQPLVLTAGGRLAELREAAADGWPGLRAAGADAVAAAAHPAQPHPAAPDDPALFMLTSGSTGRPKAVVLRHRNILARCAATCAANGLRHDDVSVNWLPLDHVGGVVMFHLRDVFLGCHQVHAPTRWVLQDPLRWLDLAHRFRATSTWAPNFAFGLVNDRAAELERRGAGWDLSALRFVMNAGEAIVSRVARRWLRLLAPFGLPGTAMRPAWGMSETSSAMVYSDRFGLDTASDDDAFVEVGSPLPGTAVRIAGGTGDEPRVLSEGEIGRLQVRGATVTTGYFAAPEQNAAAFTPDGWFDTGDLGRIRDGRLTLTGRAKDVVILNGVNYHSHEIESVVDELDCVEPSFTAAVAVRTASAATDELAVFFCPRGTAGHQEAARRVRQAVLDRVGVNPRHLLAVERAEIPKTEIGKIQRTALRTRFEAGGFASSRPDGGRADDGTVPDHFHRAEWIPRALSGEPGARDGAVLVLSDTQGVGERLARLLEAAGRRCVLIGGAHSPAGSVPDGVGGPAADRPGTVVDLRAYGGPAPVDPDTARSDMHGLLRLSRRTAHAEAVYVVTSHALTVLPDDPPALERAPLAGLVATLGHERSGTRVVHLDILPDDPDRTARLLGAEVARLPRERVVAHRAGRRLARRLVPAGAPASGSRRPPFRHGGRYLVTGGSGGIGQLLARMLADGYGARVLCLGRSPRPGADDPRIGYAAADVRDPDAVNRVLREAEKRWGAPLDGVLHLAGSFREAPLDSCAPADLDEALGAKAGGARVLDRLLRDRPGLLFVSFSSVNGLFGGASVGGYAAASAYLDALAVRQRRTHGLDAYSLAWSMWDETGMSTGYALKEATAARGYRVLPPGEALASLAVALGREAPHQLVGLDPARPWIAAHLAGPAEALAELTVYAESEPAAGEAARDRFGTPLPPRSPVVGALPVDPATGGVDRDRLAGIGASADGEPRDGLEAVIAATWAEVLGVRAITRDSSFFGLGGDSLQATRVHGLLQERLGRELPMAELFRRPTVRSLAESLEPAGAPAPAAGSRGRSRAERRLRAAGAGRAG; from the coding sequence ATGCCCGCTCCCCTGGAGTTCCCGGCCTCCTACGACCAGGAACGCATGTGGTTCTTCCACCGGCTCTACCCCGGCAACCCCACCTACAACGTGCCGCTCGTGCTGCGCCTGCGGGGCGTACTGGACGCGGCGCGGCTCTCGCGCGCGCTGGACCGGGTCGTGGCGCGGCAGGAGATCCTGCGCACCACGTACGCGGCAGGTCCCGGCGGCTCGCTGAGCCAGTTCGTGCACGACAGGCTCCCGGTGGCGCTGGAGGTGCACGTGCTCGACGGGCCGCCGCCCGCGCGGGCCGCCACCGCCGATCCGCGGGTACGGGCGAGCGTGCGCGAGGTCGTCCGCGAACCGTTCGACCTCACCTCCGCGCCGCCGCTCAGGGCCCGGCTGCTGCGCCTGGCCGCCGACGACCACCTCCTGGTCTTCTGCGTGCACCACATCGCCACCGACGGCTGGTCGCTCGGCCTGCTGGTCCGCGAGCTCGACGCCTTCTACCGGGCGGACCGCGACGGGACACCCGACCTGCTGCCCGACCTGCCGATCCAGTACGCCGACTACGCCGAATGGCAGCGCGCCACCCTGACCGCCGGGACGCTGGACGCCCGGCTGGAGCACTGGCGCGAGGCGCTGGGCGCCCGGCCGCGGCGGATCACCCTGCCGGCCGACCGGCCGCGGCCCGAGCGCCCCACCTTCCAGGGGGCCAGGGTCGACTTCGAACTGCCGCCCGGGACGTACCGCGGGGTGCGGGAGCTGGCCCGGCGCAACGGCGCGTCCCTGCACATGACGCTGCTGGCCGTGTGGAACGCCCTGCTGCACCGCTACGGCGCCGGCGAGCGGATCATCGTCGCGACGCTGCTGGCCAACCGGGACAACGAGCAGCTCACCGCGCTCATGGGCCTGTTCGTCAACACCCTGCCGGTGCGGGTCGACGTCTCCGGCGACCTGCCGTTCACCGCGCTGCTGGCCCGGGTCCGCGCCGCGTCGCTGGACGTCCTGGCCCATCAGGACACCCCGGTCGACGGCATCGTGCGCGCGGTCGGCGCGGGGGGCGACGCCGGCGGCAACCCGCTGTTCCAGGTGCTGTTCGCGCTGCAGAACTTCGCGGACCAGCAGCTCGAACTCGGCGGCCTCGACGTCGAACGGGTGGACGACGAGGAGGAGTCCACCCGCTTCGACCTCGAACTGCACGTCTGGGAGCACCCCGACCGCCTCAAGGGCTCGCTCGTCTACGACACCGACCTGTTCGACCACCCCACCGCGGAAAGGATCGTGGCCCACTACCGCTCCCTGCTGGCGGCCGCGGTCGACGCCCCGGCGACCGCGCTGGAGGCGCTGCCCCTGCGCCCGGAGCGGGAGGAGCAGGCGCTGCTGGAGCGGATACGGCGCGGCGGGTCCCTGCTGGTGCGCGGGCCCGCGGGCCTGGTGCCGCCCGAGGGTGTCCCCGGCGACCTGTGGACGCCGGAGGGCGACCGCACCGGGCAGCGCGGGCTGGTGCGGCCGGACGGCACCGTGGAGGTGCTGAACGCCGTCGGCTCCGACGAGCGCGTGCCCGACACGGTGCGCCTGGGCGGGCGCACGGTCCGCCCGGCCGACATCGAGGAGGAGCTGCTGCGGGCGGCACCCGCCCTGGCGGACGCGGCGGTGGTGCCGCGAAGGCGCGCGGACCGGCCGGACGGCGAACCGGAGCTGCTCGCCTACGTCGTCCCGGCCGGTCCCGTCGACCTCGCCGGGCTCGCCGCCCGGCTGCCCGCGCCTGGGTCCGTCGTCCCCGTCTCCCGCCTGCCGCTGACCCCCGACGGGCACGTCGACGTCTCCGAGCTGCTGCGGCTGTCGGTCGCGGACCCGGCGGAGGCCGCCCGGCAGGAGGCCCGGCTCCTCGACGCCCACCCGGGTGCGCGGATCGCGGTGCTGTCCACCGCCGCCGTGCCGGCGCCGCTCGCCCGCGTCCCGGTCCCCGGCCCGCACGGCGCCGGGGCCGCGGACAGCGGCCCGGCGCCCGGACACCCCGATTCCGCGGCGCCCGGTGCCCACGACGGGCCGCCCGGCCAGGGCGGCGCGGGCGGACCCGCGGCCGATGCCCCCGCCGCGTTGGCCGACGGCGGGCCCGCCCCGGTGATCGCCGACCGCACGCTCGTGGACACCCTGCTGCGGGCCGCCGGGTCGGCGACCGGCGACCTGGTACTGCTGCGGGAGGACGGCGGGCAGACCCGGCTGTCGTACCGCGAGCTGCGGGACAGGGCGCTGCGCGCGCTGTCCGGGCTGCGGGAGCTGGGGCTCGGCCCCGGGGACCGGGTGATCCTGCAGCTCGACGACCACACCGACTTCGTCACCGCCTTGTGGGCGTGCCTGCTCGGCGGGCAGATCGCCGTGCCGCTCGCCGTGCCCGCCGACTACCGCGTCCGCGACGCGGCCACCGAACGGCTGCGCGGCGCCTGGGATCTGCTCGGGCAGCCGCTGGTGCTCACCGCGGGGGGACGGCTCGCCGAACTGCGCGAGGCCGCCGCGGACGGCTGGCCGGGGCTGCGCGCGGCGGGAGCCGACGCGGTCGCGGCGGCGGCGCACCCGGCGCAGCCGCACCCGGCGGCGCCGGACGACCCAGCCCTGTTCATGCTCACCTCGGGCAGCACGGGACGGCCGAAGGCCGTGGTGCTCAGGCACCGCAACATCCTGGCCCGCTGCGCCGCCACCTGCGCGGCCAACGGGCTCCGGCACGACGACGTGTCGGTCAACTGGCTGCCGCTCGACCACGTGGGCGGCGTGGTGATGTTCCATCTGCGGGACGTCTTCCTCGGCTGCCACCAGGTGCACGCGCCCACCCGCTGGGTCCTCCAGGACCCGCTGCGCTGGCTGGACCTGGCCCACCGCTTCCGCGCCACCAGCACGTGGGCGCCCAACTTCGCCTTCGGCCTGGTCAACGACCGCGCCGCCGAGCTGGAGCGGCGCGGCGCCGGGTGGGACCTGTCGGCACTGCGGTTCGTGATGAACGCGGGCGAGGCGATCGTCAGCCGGGTGGCCCGCCGCTGGCTGCGGCTGCTGGCCCCCTTCGGCCTGCCCGGGACGGCGATGCGGCCGGCCTGGGGCATGTCGGAGACCTCCTCCGCTATGGTCTACTCCGACCGCTTCGGGCTGGACACGGCCTCGGACGACGACGCGTTCGTGGAAGTCGGGTCGCCGCTGCCGGGGACCGCGGTGCGGATCGCGGGCGGCACCGGCGACGAACCGCGGGTGCTGTCCGAGGGCGAGATCGGCCGGCTCCAGGTACGCGGGGCGACGGTGACCACCGGCTACTTCGCGGCGCCGGAGCAGAACGCCGCCGCCTTCACCCCTGACGGCTGGTTCGACACCGGCGACCTCGGGCGGATCAGGGACGGCCGGCTGACCCTGACCGGCCGCGCCAAGGACGTCGTCATCCTCAACGGCGTCAACTACCACAGCCACGAGATCGAGTCGGTGGTCGACGAACTGGACTGCGTGGAGCCGTCCTTCACCGCCGCCGTGGCGGTGCGGACCGCTTCGGCCGCCACCGACGAGCTGGCCGTCTTCTTCTGCCCGCGCGGGACGGCCGGCCACCAGGAGGCGGCCCGCCGGGTCCGTCAGGCGGTGCTCGACCGGGTCGGGGTCAACCCCCGGCACCTCCTCGCGGTGGAGCGGGCGGAGATCCCCAAGACGGAGATCGGCAAGATCCAGCGCACGGCGCTGCGCACCCGGTTCGAGGCCGGCGGCTTCGCGTCCTCCCGGCCGGACGGCGGCCGCGCGGACGACGGCACCGTCCCGGACCACTTCCACCGGGCCGAGTGGATTCCCCGGGCGCTGTCCGGGGAACCGGGCGCGCGGGACGGCGCCGTCCTGGTGCTGTCCGACACCCAGGGGGTCGGCGAGCGGCTGGCCCGCCTGCTGGAGGCGGCCGGGCGGCGGTGCGTGCTGATCGGCGGCGCGCACTCCCCGGCCGGGTCGGTGCCGGACGGCGTCGGAGGCCCGGCGGCGGACCGGCCGGGCACGGTGGTCGACCTGCGCGCGTACGGCGGGCCCGCACCGGTCGATCCGGACACGGCACGGTCGGACATGCACGGGCTGCTGCGGCTTTCCCGGCGGACCGCGCACGCGGAGGCGGTGTACGTCGTCACCAGCCACGCGCTGACCGTCCTGCCCGACGACCCGCCCGCCCTCGAACGGGCTCCGCTGGCCGGGCTGGTGGCCACCCTCGGACACGAGCGGTCCGGCACCCGGGTCGTGCACCTGGACATCCTCCCGGACGACCCGGACCGCACGGCGCGGCTGCTCGGCGCCGAAGTGGCCCGGCTCCCCCGCGAACGCGTCGTCGCCCACCGCGCCGGCCGGCGGCTGGCACGGCGGCTGGTGCCCGCCGGGGCGCCCGCGTCCGGCTCGCGCCGCCCGCCCTTCCGGCACGGCGGGCGCTACCTGGTGACCGGCGGCTCCGGCGGCATAGGACAGCTGCTCGCCCGGATGCTGGCCGACGGCTACGGGGCCCGGGTGCTGTGCCTGGGCCGCAGCCCGCGGCCGGGCGCGGACGATCCGCGGATCGGGTACGCCGCCGCCGACGTCCGCGACCCCGACGCCGTCAACCGGGTGCTGCGGGAGGCCGAGAAGCGGTGGGGGGCGCCGCTGGACGGTGTGCTGCACCTGGCGGGCTCCTTCCGGGAGGCCCCGCTCGACTCCTGCGCGCCCGCGGACCTGGACGAGGCGCTCGGCGCCAAGGCAGGCGGCGCACGGGTCCTGGACCGGCTGCTGCGGGACCGGCCGGGGCTGCTCTTCGTGTCGTTCTCGTCGGTCAACGGCCTGTTCGGCGGCGCGTCGGTGGGCGGGTACGCGGCGGCGTCCGCGTATCTCGACGCGCTGGCGGTCCGTCAGCGGCGCACGCACGGACTGGACGCGTACAGCCTGGCGTGGAGCATGTGGGACGAGACGGGTATGAGCACCGGCTACGCGCTGAAGGAGGCGACGGCGGCCCGCGGCTATCGTGTGCTGCCCCCGGGCGAGGCGCTGGCGTCGCTGGCCGTCGCCCTGGGGCGGGAGGCCCCGCACCAGCTGGTCGGCCTCGACCCGGCCCGCCCCTGGATCGCCGCGCACCTGGCGGGACCGGCCGAGGCGCTGGCGGAGCTGACGGTCTACGCCGAGTCGGAGCCGGCGGCCGGGGAGGCCGCCAGGGACAGGTTCGGCACCCCGCTGCCCCCGCGCTCGCCGGTCGTCGGCGCCCTGCCGGTGGACCCGGCCACCGGCGGCGTCGACCGCGACCGGCTGGCGGGGATCGGCGCGTCGGCGGACGGGGAGCCGCGGGACGGGCTTGAAGCCGTCATCGCCGCCACCTGGGCGGAGGTGCTCGGCGTGCGGGCTATCACCCGCGACTCCAGCTTCTTCGGCCTGGGCGGCGACTCCTTGCAGGCGACCCGGGTGCACGGGCTGCTCCAGGAACGGCTGGGAAGGGAGCTGCCGATGGCGGAGCTCTTCCGCCGCCCGACGGTCCGCTCGCTGGCGGAATCGCTCGAACCCGCCGGCGCCCCGGCCCCGGCGGCCGGCAGCCGCGGCCGGTCGCGCGCCGAGCGGCGTCTGCGGGCCGCGGGGGCCGGGCGTGCCGGCTGA
- a CDS encoding FAD-binding oxidoreductase, which yields MTAPLGNAPLSVGELTDEQYGQVIRPGDAEYDAARTVFVGNADLRPAVVLRPGDAAQVARVVALARETGLELAIRSGGHSWAGHGVCEGGIVLDLARMRALEIDVEARTAWAEAGITAGEYTAAAGEHGLATGFGDDAAVGVGGITLGGGVGFLTRKYGMTVDDLLAVEIVTADGELLRVDEHQHPDLFWAVRGGGGNFGVATRFKFRLHELDAVYGGMLVLPVDPGILEAFIAEAEAAPEELSTIVNVWTAPPVPFVPEEHHGKPIILAMMCYAGPPEAGEEVVGRFRAIAPPLADMVQAGTYAGMFRPGDPSVHPLTVSRTLFLDRVDRTTAGTVLEHTAASSALVAGVQLRVVGGAMARVPSDATAFAHRQRRIIANVSAIYADQAEADLHTVWVEEFTAAIRQSGPGAYANLSMDLGPDEVRAALYPGATGERLAQIKAKYDPANVFRRNHNILPATS from the coding sequence GTGACAGCACCTCTCGGCAATGCTCCCCTTTCGGTCGGGGAGCTCACCGACGAGCAGTACGGGCAGGTCATCAGGCCTGGTGACGCCGAGTACGACGCAGCGCGCACCGTGTTCGTGGGCAACGCCGACCTCAGGCCCGCCGTCGTCCTGCGCCCCGGGGACGCCGCACAGGTGGCGCGCGTCGTGGCGCTGGCGCGGGAGACGGGGCTCGAGTTGGCCATCCGCTCCGGTGGGCACAGTTGGGCGGGGCACGGTGTCTGCGAGGGCGGCATCGTCCTGGACCTGGCCCGCATGCGGGCGCTGGAGATCGACGTCGAGGCCCGTACCGCCTGGGCGGAGGCCGGCATCACCGCGGGCGAGTACACCGCGGCGGCCGGGGAGCACGGGCTCGCGACCGGGTTCGGCGACGACGCCGCGGTCGGGGTCGGCGGCATCACCCTGGGCGGCGGTGTCGGTTTCCTGACCCGCAAGTACGGAATGACCGTCGACGACCTGCTGGCCGTGGAGATCGTCACGGCCGACGGCGAATTACTGCGGGTGGACGAGCACCAGCACCCCGACCTGTTCTGGGCCGTCCGGGGCGGCGGCGGAAACTTCGGGGTGGCGACCCGCTTCAAGTTCCGGCTGCACGAGCTCGACGCCGTGTACGGCGGAATGCTGGTGCTTCCGGTGGACCCCGGGATCCTTGAGGCCTTCATCGCCGAGGCCGAGGCCGCCCCCGAGGAACTCTCCACCATCGTGAACGTGTGGACGGCGCCCCCGGTCCCGTTCGTGCCCGAGGAACACCACGGCAAGCCGATCATCCTCGCGATGATGTGCTACGCGGGGCCGCCCGAGGCGGGCGAGGAGGTCGTCGGCCGATTCCGGGCGATCGCCCCGCCGCTGGCCGACATGGTGCAGGCCGGAACTTATGCGGGGATGTTCCGCCCGGGCGACCCCTCGGTGCACCCGCTGACCGTGTCGCGCACCCTGTTCCTCGACCGGGTCGACCGCACGACCGCCGGGACCGTCCTCGAACACACCGCCGCCTCCAGCGCGTTGGTCGCCGGGGTGCAGCTGCGGGTCGTGGGCGGGGCCATGGCGCGGGTCCCGTCGGACGCCACGGCCTTCGCCCACCGGCAGCGCAGGATCATAGCCAACGTGTCCGCCATCTACGCCGACCAGGCCGAGGCCGACCTGCACACGGTCTGGGTCGAGGAGTTCACGGCCGCCATCCGGCAGTCCGGCCCCGGCGCCTACGCCAACCTCAGCATGGACCTGGGACCGGACGAGGTCAGGGCGGCGCTCTACCCGGGGGCCACAGGGGAGCGGCTCGCCCAGATCAAGGCGAAGTACGACCCGGCCAACGTCTTCCGCCGCAATCACAACATCCTGCCCGCGACGTCGTGA
- a CDS encoding SDR family oxidoreductase has translation MPAGYPEGRVAVVTGAARGVGAAVARELSARGLRVVLLGRELETLRETAAGLPGSSYSIEADITDEAAMQGAAQCVAARFGPASVVVANAGISIAGPFAACDAALWNRVIEVNLIGSAVTARVFLPQLLRTRGYLLQVASTAAFGSAPMMSAYCASKAGVESFALALRNEMAPEGVGVGIAYLHWTGTDMISELDDHLVLRELRRHQPAPARRVHGPAEVATWLARGIERRAPAVYAPPWLRLAQPLRPLFPYLVARVARRSLAGLSADELHRGVGVLGNGGRADWEAYRSARPTTPPQA, from the coding sequence ATGCCAGCCGGATACCCAGAAGGCCGGGTCGCCGTCGTCACGGGAGCGGCGCGCGGGGTCGGGGCCGCGGTCGCGCGCGAGCTGTCCGCCCGCGGGCTGCGGGTGGTCCTGCTGGGCCGGGAGCTGGAGACGCTGCGGGAGACCGCGGCCGGCCTGCCGGGCAGCTCGTACTCCATCGAGGCGGACATCACCGACGAGGCGGCGATGCAGGGCGCCGCACAATGCGTCGCGGCACGCTTCGGGCCGGCCTCCGTCGTGGTTGCCAACGCCGGCATCTCCATCGCCGGCCCTTTCGCCGCCTGTGACGCCGCACTGTGGAACCGGGTCATCGAGGTGAACCTGATCGGCAGCGCGGTGACCGCCCGGGTCTTTCTCCCCCAGCTTCTGCGGACCCGCGGCTATCTGCTCCAGGTCGCCTCGACCGCCGCCTTCGGGTCCGCGCCGATGATGAGCGCCTACTGCGCCTCCAAGGCGGGTGTCGAATCATTCGCCCTGGCCCTGCGCAACGAGATGGCACCCGAAGGCGTCGGCGTCGGAATCGCCTATCTGCACTGGACGGGCACCGACATGATCAGCGAGCTGGACGACCACCTCGTGCTGCGTGAGCTGCGCCGACACCAGCCCGCCCCCGCCCGCCGGGTGCACGGGCCCGCCGAGGTCGCCACATGGCTGGCGCGCGGCATCGAACGTCGCGCGCCGGCCGTTTACGCGCCCCCCTGGCTGCGCCTCGCCCAGCCCCTGCGCCCGCTCTTCCCCTACCTCGTCGCCCGTGTCGCGCGCCGCTCCCTGGCCGGATTGTCCGCGGACGAGCTGCACCGGGGGGTCGGCGTCCTGGGCAACGGCGGACGCGCCGACTGGGAGGCCTACCGGTCGGCCCGCCCCACCACCCCGCCACAGGCCTGA
- a CDS encoding serine hydrolase — protein sequence MRIPALTAAVALLTALTLSPAGSAAATPAAHHGDSGRFDRPYTGFAPAGTVLRPGTPREAGLDAAPIDAFEQRMAGWEDPAAGAGYLFPGATTLMAHDGVVVERGAGGYAVKYADTTAELPRSQWVPARTDTIYDLASLSKLFTSIVAMQQLEAGRIDLGTPVAHYIPEFAANGKGGITVEELLTHTSGFDADPVPSLWQGYSDIPSREKAVLDARPINPPGTAYLYSDLNMLSMQLVLEKVTGKPLDTLVRDGITAPLHLTDTGYNPPAAKLPRIAATEYETSPARGMVRGQVHDENAWSLDGVAGHAGVFSTVDDLAVLAQTVLNGGTYQGHRILGANSVRLMEQNFNQAFPGDSHGLGFELDQIWYMGGLSGPRSLGHTGFTGTSLVIDPQSRSFVILLSNRVHPTRDTPSTNPPRRAIGEAMSQAIRVAAPGGGPLWYSGQVGGVTSTLTTGPLTATAPVDVDFSAFVNTESTDPLSLEDSTDGGATWHALPLTATGPGAPSGTPASLSGQAVRAWWHVHTRIPQPAGALAIRWRYTTDPVYEGRGVDLAHLSVTSGRHRVPGSAALTPTGAWQLRPGHAA from the coding sequence ATGCGGATTCCCGCACTGACGGCAGCCGTCGCGCTCCTCACCGCCCTGACCCTCTCGCCGGCCGGCAGCGCCGCCGCGACCCCGGCGGCGCACCACGGGGACAGCGGCCGGTTCGACCGTCCGTACACCGGCTTCGCACCGGCCGGCACCGTGCTCCGCCCGGGGACCCCGCGCGAGGCGGGGCTCGACGCGGCGCCCATCGACGCCTTCGAGCAGCGGATGGCCGGCTGGGAGGACCCGGCCGCCGGCGCCGGCTACCTCTTCCCGGGCGCCACCACACTGATGGCGCACGACGGCGTGGTGGTCGAACGCGGCGCGGGCGGCTACGCGGTGAAGTACGCCGACACCACCGCCGAGCTGCCCAGGAGCCAGTGGGTGCCGGCCCGTACCGACACCATCTACGACCTCGCCTCGCTGTCGAAGCTGTTCACCTCGATCGTGGCCATGCAGCAGCTCGAAGCCGGCCGGATCGACCTCGGCACGCCCGTGGCGCACTACATCCCGGAGTTCGCCGCCAACGGCAAGGGCGGCATCACCGTCGAAGAACTCCTCACCCACACCTCGGGGTTCGACGCCGACCCGGTCCCCTCGCTGTGGCAGGGCTACTCCGACATCCCCTCGCGTGAGAAGGCCGTCCTCGACGCCAGGCCGATCAACCCGCCGGGCACCGCGTACCTGTACTCCGACCTCAACATGCTCAGCATGCAGCTGGTCCTGGAGAAGGTGACCGGCAAGCCGCTGGACACCCTGGTGCGCGACGGCATCACCGCGCCGCTCCACCTGACGGACACCGGCTACAACCCGCCAGCGGCAAAGCTGCCCAGGATCGCGGCCACCGAGTACGAGACCAGCCCCGCGCGCGGCATGGTGCGCGGCCAGGTGCACGACGAGAACGCCTGGTCGCTGGACGGCGTGGCCGGCCACGCGGGCGTCTTCTCCACCGTCGACGACCTCGCGGTGCTGGCCCAGACGGTCCTCAACGGCGGTACGTACCAGGGCCACCGCATCCTCGGCGCGAACAGCGTCCGGCTGATGGAGCAGAACTTCAACCAGGCGTTCCCCGGCGACTCGCACGGCCTGGGCTTCGAGCTCGACCAGATCTGGTACATGGGCGGACTGTCCGGCCCGCGGAGCCTCGGGCACACCGGCTTCACCGGCACCTCGCTGGTCATCGACCCGCAGTCGCGGTCCTTCGTCATCCTGCTGAGCAACCGGGTGCACCCGACCCGCGACACCCCCTCGACCAATCCGCCGCGCCGGGCCATCGGCGAGGCGATGTCGCAGGCGATACGGGTGGCGGCGCCCGGCGGCGGCCCGCTCTGGTACTCCGGCCAGGTCGGCGGCGTCACCAGCACCCTGACCACGGGCCCGCTCACCGCGACCGCCCCGGTGGACGTCGACTTCTCCGCCTTCGTCAACACCGAGTCCACCGACCCCCTCTCCTTGGAGGACTCCACGGACGGCGGGGCCACCTGGCACGCGCTGCCGCTGACCGCCACCGGCCCGGGAGCGCCGTCCGGCACGCCGGCCTCGCTGTCCGGGCAGGCCGTACGCGCCTGGTGGCACGTGCACACGCGGATACCGCAGCCGGCCGGAGCGCTCGCGATCCGCTGGCGCTACACCACCGACCCGGTGTACGAGGGCCGCGGGGTCGACCTCGCCCACCTGTCGGTGACCTCCGGCCGCCACCGCGTACCCGGCTCCGCCGCGCTGACGCCGACCGGCGCCTGGCAGCTCCGCCCCGGACATGCCGCCTAG
- a CDS encoding LysE family translocator, which translates to MIAALTGFALFAMVVTVVPGPDTLLVLRNAVRGGLRAGSASAVGAGLGSMVWASAAAVGLDAALRRWDTAFTAVRVAGGLYLLVLGIQALWSVRPGRKDPVRAGQDGPVRAGEEDAAEPGPALAEGQVTGRQAFRQGLLSCVLNPKVGTFFIAVAPQFLPSGRSVLTATLLFGVVDASIAIVWLLVVAAGAARLMDRLRRPAVNLALEGTAGGALVVLGAVAAMEAART; encoded by the coding sequence GTGATAGCTGCGCTGACGGGGTTCGCCCTGTTCGCCATGGTGGTGACGGTGGTGCCCGGCCCGGACACGCTGCTCGTGCTGCGCAACGCGGTACGGGGCGGCCTGCGGGCCGGAAGCGCGTCGGCCGTGGGCGCCGGGCTGGGCTCGATGGTGTGGGCGTCGGCCGCGGCCGTCGGGCTCGACGCGGCTCTGCGGCGGTGGGACACCGCCTTCACCGCGGTCCGGGTGGCCGGCGGCCTCTACCTGCTGGTCCTCGGCATCCAGGCCCTGTGGTCGGTGCGCCCCGGACGCAAGGACCCGGTGCGCGCGGGGCAGGACGGTCCGGTACGTGCGGGGGAGGAGGACGCCGCCGAGCCGGGACCTGCCCTCGCCGAGGGTCAGGTGACCGGCCGTCAGGCCTTCAGGCAGGGCCTGCTCAGCTGCGTGCTGAACCCCAAGGTGGGCACCTTCTTCATCGCCGTCGCGCCCCAGTTCCTGCCCTCGGGGCGGTCGGTGCTGACCGCCACCCTGCTTTTCGGCGTGGTGGACGCGAGCATCGCCATCGTGTGGCTGCTCGTCGTGGCGGCCGGCGCCGCCAGACTGATGGACCGGCTCCGGCGTCCGGCGGTGAATCTGGCCCTGGAGGGGACCGCGGGCGGCGCGCTGGTCGTGCTCGGCGCGGTCGCGGCGATGGAGGCCGCCCGCACCTGA